The following is a genomic window from Bdellovibrionales bacterium.
GCTGGTGCTGCATGCGCACTTTGCGCCGAACACATAACGAGAACAAAAAGAAGACAGCTTATGCGTTTCATATATGGATCCATGCCGTGAATTAAGAAGGAGTTCCGCCTTGAGAGATTTTTCTGCCATAAACCAGCTTCTTCACCCGGTTCACTAACGAAAAGGGAACGGCGATAAGACAGATTGTTTTGCCCATCCCCACATAGCAACGCCAATTGGCGATTTCAAACATGCGCCACTGCACCTCAAGACGCACAGTAAGTTGCCGCCGTCTTTTCTGAAAAGAGATGCCTTTTTGCGAGATGCAATAATCCAACAAATACTCAGGAATGTTGGCAACTTGGTGTTTTTTAATCAAACGTCTTAGGAAATCATAGTCCTGAGCCGTTTCATAAGATGTGTTGTAAAACCCAACGTCGCGAAAAACAGCGGCGCGCATAAACCAAGTCGGATGATAAAGAGCGCTATTTGAATACATCCGGTTCTTTATTTCTTGCGACGTCGGCGGCGGGCTAAGGCTCATGATCGTCTCACGCGTATCTTCATCGAAAAGCCGAATCCAACAACCGACAAGGTCTATCTCTGGATGGTTTTCAAGGAAAGCCATCTGTTTTTCAAAGCGCGTCGGAAGAGAAATGTCATCGGCATCGGCACGCGCAATATAAGGAAAGTTTTGTTTTAGGATAACGTCAAGCCCATGGTTCAACGCCGTAGGCAGGCCGACGTTTTTGTCTAACCTAAGAATCGTAAGATTATCGCGAGCAGGCAAAAGGTCGATGACGTGACGCACGCTTCCATCATCAACAATAAATAAATGCAAAGGAGCTTGGTTTAACAAAACACTCTCAACAGCCTCGACAAGAGTCTTCTCGGCATTATAAGCAGCCATAAGAACAGCAATTTTAGTCACGGGGGGACTCCTTGTTTCGTAATCCAATTAAGGCTTGTCGTTTTGGTTTTTCACGCCCACCAAGCGATAGTTTTTTGAAGCATAGAACGATTGAACAAGGTAAGAAACAGAACCAAACAATCTCTCGCAAAATATGTCTTGTTTCGGCCCTTGGATAAAAAAGAATGATGCAACTTAAGCATCCCATAAAAGCAACGGATATTCTATTTTCTGTTAGGAGCGTTTTTATAGACAATGCGGCCAGAATATACCCTAAAAGCCCACTTATCAGAAAAATGCCAAGCCATCCATAATTATAATAGGCTTCAGCAACAAAGCTAAAACCGTATCCTCCACCTTGAACAGCCCATTGTGGCTCCATGATCGCGACAAGCCATCGACTAAGACTGCTTGCGTTGTATTCTGCGGCTCCAGAAAAATGTGGTACCAACACACCAAGCGCAGTCCAATAGCTTTCCCCATAAGCAAAATCATGTTTGTTGGGAACAAGATCATAAACCCAAGCGATAATTCGCAAGCCCGATTGGCCCATTTCATCAAGAATAGAAACGATCGGATTGTCCACTCCGGAAAAAGCCGCAAGATAAACCGATAGGTCACTGCGGTCAGCACCAGCACTCATTCGCGTTATGCGAATGATCGGGAAGACAAAAAAGAGGAGAAAAATTCCAGAAAAAATGAGCAGGCTCTTAGGGAGAGGTTTGATCGTTTTGTGCCAGACCCATGCGCTTGCCAATAATGGCATAATGGCTCTGGATCGTTCTCCAAGAAAAAAGAAAGGCAAGGAATAATAACAAATCATCGCAGCAGCAAAGAAGGCTTGCCTCTTATTCTTTCGACAACCTGAAAGAAGCAGAAGGCATCCTGGAAGAAAAAACATCCCCCAGTTCCGCATTAGAGAGGTCGTTGCGTCAAAGCTGCCGCCCCTATACATATAGGCTCCATAGCCCCCGGCCATAACGCGCCCGATATTATGATAGACGTTTAATGTTACAGGAATTAAAGAAAATACAATAATTGCCCACCCTACTTTGCGGAGAATTGCTTCGTCGCGGAGCATGTCTCTTTCTTCTTTTGGCGAACGTAAAGAATAAGCGGTTTTAAACTTAAGTCCTCCGCCAATTCCAAAACAAACGAAAGCAGCAAAAATTTGCAAGAGGGCCATATTCGTCGTTTCAGGCGAAACGATGGAGTACAAAATTCCGCCGATGACATCGGCAAGGCCTAGCAGGTAAAGGATCTGATGCCCACACAAAAAGAGGAGCATGGAAAGAAGAAAAAGGGTAAAAGGATCAAACGATGAACCAGCAATTCTTCGCCAGAAAAGAAAGAGACATCCAGCGTATAAGACCGTTAGCAGCGACGTGGAATACATCAGTTCGCCGCTGTTTGTGTCAAATATGATAAAAGTTGTAAGCGCCAGTATTATTGCAACAAAAGTTACAATGTAGAAAAAAGTCGTTGAGCCTTGGTTTCGAATTTGCCTCATGCTTTATCTACCCCCTTTTTTTAGATAGACGTATCGAACGACGCTGCCGATGCCAACCGTTAGAAGAACCGCCCAAGCAGCCCCCATAAGATCCCACGAAGGAATCAAAAGCATAGGAAGAACCGCAGAAGCCACCAACACATAAAGACCTGTGACAAGCGTTTTTATATCTTTGTTTTGGCTGTAAAAACTAACCCCCAGAACCTCGTAAAGCATACGCCCAACAAAGCCTGCCAAGATAATGGGGTAAACTGAAAAATAGCGTTCGGCAAGGGGTTGTTTTAGGTGCGGCAAAAGGAAAGAAAGCGCCCAATAGGCGGCAAACGAAAGTGCCACAGAAATCAAAAGTGTTTGTTTGACGCATTTTCTGAACGTACACCAATACAGCGCAAGGTCCTTGGTAAAGGCGCTAATCAAGCTCGGGCGATAAAGGGTTATCGTTCCCGTCCTAACAAGATTTCCAAGAGCGTTGCCGATTGACCAATAAAGAACATAGACGCCCGTTAGTTCTAACCCCAAGAAAACTGAAATAATGTACCGATCCAAAAACTGGCTTGCTGTATTGGCTATATCATTAAGGTACAGGAATTTTGCTTGATAAAGTTGCTTTTTCAACCACGTCTTAGACGAGGATTGAAAACTTCTTTTTCTCCATGGCCACGTTCTTGTGACATAGGCAAAAAAAGCTAAAGCCACTATGCCTCCTCCAACCCAAAAGAAAAGCAGTATGTTGATGTCGCGCAAAGCGGGAAAGACCAGAGCCAAGGGCATGTAGATATAGATCCACAAACCGGATCGAATAAAAAGGGAAAGGTTGGCAACAATCGGGCGGCTAAGGCTATTCAGAAGAACAAAAATATCGTTATTCGCGTGTTCAAGAAAGGTAATCAAAACAATTGAAAGCGCGAAGAATAAGGCCGTGTGATCCGTAAGAGCCACCCCAACAATAGTCGGAAGGCCCAAAATACAATAAAGAAAGGTAAAGCAGCGCATATAAACAATCACTGTATCGGCAACGCTTTCCAGGGATTGCGTTACAGCCGTCCGCGCAAAGTTATTAATGATGCCAAACCCCATCACGACAGGAATGATCGCGCTAACACCGACAACCAGACCATAAACGCCCAAGGCCTTTAGGTCGAGAAAACGCGCAATAAACATCGTTAGAAGAAATTTGGCGACAAGGGATGCCCCCCTCATCTTCATGATTGTAAGAGAGTGCAATAATGTATGATTACATGGCACATGCGCAACAGCCATCAGGTTTCTTTCCAAAAAAGACCCGCTTTTATCGGGATACCCCTTAAAGACTACTTTATAGAGGGGTTGTAAGGCACTTGTCCCTTATTTACAACCTTTTTACAAGGCAGCCGTTTCTGTTTCATTGAAGAAAAGACCGCGCTTTGAACCTAAATCCTTTCTATATTGATGATCTAGGAAGTCTCTGATAGATAGGGGGCCTACAAAATGGTGAAAGGGGTTCCGTCATGATAAGGAAAATGGTTAGAAACATTTATTGGTTCTGCATGAACCTACTTCCGGAATATGGGGCAGTTAATCTCATTTATTTTATGGCGTTCAAGAAATTTCCTAACTTGAAAAACCCGAAGACACTTAATGAAAAGATTTCGTGGCGAAAACTCTATCAGCGTGATACTAGGTTTCCTCTCTTTGCAGATAAAATTACGGTAAAGGACGAGATTGAAAAAATCATTGGCAAAGAATATGTGATCGAAACTTTATGGACGGGGGAAACACCCGAAGAGATTCCCTTTGATACCCTCAAACCTCCCTATGTCATTAAGGTTAGCCACAGCAGCGAAGGAAACATATTTATTCGCGCAGACAAGGATATTAATAAAGAAAAAATCGTTGACGATCTAAATAAGCAACTTCGTTTTTCTCATGGCTGTGAAAGCCGAGAGTGGGGTTACAGGGACATTCCTCATCGGGTGTTGATTGAGTGCATGATTGAGATGCCGAATAACGAAGTTCCAGAGGATTATAAATTCTTTGTATATGACGGACACGCTTCCTTTGTTCAGGTTGATTATGGTCGTTTTACAGAGCACAAGCGGAATTTTTATTCACGGGATTGGGAATTTATCCCGACAACGTATCAGCACTATCCGAACACAGACACCCCCATGCCAGCTCCAGCAAATTTGAAAGAAATGGTTCTTATCGCAGAAAAAATTGGAAAACAATTCGATTTTGCGCGCGTGGATTTATACTCGACCCCAAAGGGTGTGTTATTCGGTGAGGTTACTTTCTATCCGGGGGCTGGACGTGGCCCCTTCGTCCCTGAAATTTGGGATGAGAAATTCGGCGAGCCTTGGAAAATAAAGAAATAAAGCAGCGCTTACTTTATCGGCAAATTAAGAATTTGCCGATATTTCTGCGCGACGGCATCAACTTTGAATTGATTTAAATGATGCAGCAGCTCCGCACTCATTGGCGGTTTGGGTCGTTGAAGAATTTCAATAATGCCATTTGCCAAAGCCACCTCGTCGCCTACTGGAACGAGTTTGCCAAACCGTCCATTTTCAAGAACATCCGAAGGCCCTGTTCTGCAATCTGTGCTGATAACGGGTGTGCCTGTTGTAAGGGCCTCGATAAGAACACCAGGGAGCCCTTCCCATGCAGAGGATAAGACAAAAACATTCGCACGATGAATATAACTCAATGGATTTGTGACAAACCCAAGAAAATGGGTATCTTTGGCAACACCCAAGGATGCCGCAAGTTGTTTAAGCTTGTTCTTAAGCGGACCAACGCCAAGGATAAGGAGTTGGCTGGGACTCTTTTTTCTGACAAGCGCAAAGGCTTTTAGAAGCGTTGGATAATCTTTTTGCTGGTGCAATCGTCCAACAGCTATAAGGGTAGGCAGAGTCGTATCAATACAGGATGGATAGACAGGCTCTTCCTTTATTCTTGAAGAGAAATCAGGCTGAATGAGAGGATTATATATAAGATGTATGGGCGTTTTTTTAAGCGTTGGAACGCACATCAATTGTTGTGCAATGCCCTTTGAAATGGCAAATATACCGTCTGCTTTAGGATAGCTAAAAGCAAGAAGGGTGAGCCAAGGCAGCCGATAGAACTGTTTCCACAGAGGCTCTGATGTGATCAACGTGCCTTCCATGCGAATGAATAATTTGTGCTGATGCTTGCTGAGCCATTTGCCAAAGCCAGCAATAATACTCGGCCTTTCTATTGAACTAAGGACTATTGGCGGTTTAGCGATCTTAAGGTAGCGTAGGTAATCGGGAAGCGAAAAAACAACACGTTTCTGATCGAGGCTTACAATTCTAACTGTTGGGGGAACCTGATCTTTAAGTTCGCCGACGAACTTGCAAACAACAAGATCAACGCGCCAGCCATTCGATGCAAAAAACGTCGCAAGATTTATCAGTATGCGTTCAGCGCCGCCGCCCCCAAGTGTTGCCGTGAATAAAGCTATATCTGGTGGCAAGCATGTGGTGAGGTTGTGATCGTCGAGGCGTGTAGGGTTGGTCATAAGCTTGTTCTTGCTCTCTAAAAAGGGCTTATCTTAACTTGGTTGGACTATAGAGCATTCAAGAATGTGTTTACAAGCCTTTGATGATCTGCAGCCTAAACGTGCCAAGTCTTTGCTGCGACATTCGCCGCTAGCAATTTTTAGTTTGTCAGTAACAGATGTCGTCACCACATGCACAACATGCCCCTTCTTTCTAGGCCCCCAACACTATGATAAACAACAACATTCCGTATTAATGATAATCATAACAGCCTGTTTCATAATTAACAGCTTAATAATTGCACCTTTACCAACTAATCTTAAAAGACTAAGTAGATTTGGCTTTTACATTTGTTTGAGGCAAAAAGGAGAATATATAACAAATTTGATGATTGCAACCTTATGTCTAATTGCTGTGTTGTTTGTTGTTATTCGACAACTAAATACAAAGTTTGAAGGTGGATGTTTCTATTAAGCTTTGATTGCTTGGGTATTACGCCTGATATAAGTTGTTGCCGTTCTCTGGTATAAGTTTTACGAACAAAGAAGCAAACGCTCACTTTCTTAAAAGGAGATGACTCCTTGGGTAGCTATCTTCTGAAGGATTCGCTTAATTCTTAGCGAGGGCTAAGACAGTATTCTGTAAATGGAAGTGTATTATGAAAGTTTTGATAACAGGCGTAGCAGGATTTATCGGCACATCTTTAGCTCTGAGGCTTCTGGCGACAGGCAATGAAGTCATTGGGATCGACAATCTCAATGATTACTATGATGTAAATCTAAAAAAAGCGCGGCTTGAACTGGTGCGGGCTTCTGGAAAAGAAGCGTTTGTTTTTTATCAAATGAACATCACCGATAAAGAAGCCATGCTTGGTTTGGAAGAAAAGTGCCATGACGTTACGCATGTGGTAAACCTTGCTGCCCAGCCGGGGGTTCGTTATTCGCTGATTAATCCGTTCGCCTATGTTGAAACAAACGTGATGGGTTTTGTTGTTCTGACCGAGCTGGCACGCCGCTTGCCTAAGTTAGAGCAGTTTGTTTACGCCAGTTCGTCTTCCGTCTATGGCGGTAACACGAAAACGCCGTTCTCCATCGACGATCCAGTGGAGAAACCCGTTTCGTTTTATGCCGCAACCAAGCGTAGCGATGAGCTGATGGCCTACACCTACGCGCATTTGTATAAAATGCCTTGCACGGGCCTTCGGTTCTTTACTGTTTACGGACCATGGGGCCGCCCAGATATGGCAGCATATTTATTTACGACGAATATTCTTGCAGGCAAACCCATTCCTGTTTTCAACAATGGTAACTT
Proteins encoded in this region:
- a CDS encoding NAD-dependent epimerase/dehydratase family protein, which codes for MKVLITGVAGFIGTSLALRLLATGNEVIGIDNLNDYYDVNLKKARLELVRASGKEAFVFYQMNITDKEAMLGLEEKCHDVTHVVNLAAQPGVRYSLINPFAYVETNVMGFVVLTELARRLPKLEQFVYASSSSVYGGNTKTPFSIDDPVEKPVSFYAATKRSDELMAYTYAHLYKMPCTGLRFFTVYGPWGRPDMAAYLFTTNILAGKPIPVFNNGNLRRDFTYIDDIISGIVGVLNNPMHAEPDAVPWRLYNIGNSQTETLMDYISEIETALGKKAVYDFLPMQAGDVYETFAEIDATKKDFGYAPTTTIREGIPRFIEWYKNYHGV
- the wzy gene encoding O-antigen polysaccharide polymerase Wzy, with product MRQIRNQGSTTFFYIVTFVAIILALTTFIIFDTNSGELMYSTSLLTVLYAGCLFLFWRRIAGSSFDPFTLFLLSMLLFLCGHQILYLLGLADVIGGILYSIVSPETTNMALLQIFAAFVCFGIGGGLKFKTAYSLRSPKEERDMLRDEAILRKVGWAIIVFSLIPVTLNVYHNIGRVMAGGYGAYMYRGGSFDATTSLMRNWGMFFLPGCLLLLSGCRKNKRQAFFAAAMICYYSLPFFFLGERSRAIMPLLASAWVWHKTIKPLPKSLLIFSGIFLLFFVFPIIRITRMSAGADRSDLSVYLAAFSGVDNPIVSILDEMGQSGLRIIAWVYDLVPNKHDFAYGESYWTALGVLVPHFSGAAEYNASSLSRWLVAIMEPQWAVQGGGYGFSFVAEAYYNYGWLGIFLISGLLGYILAALSIKTLLTENRISVAFMGCLSCIILFYPRAETRHILREIVWFCFLPCSIVLCFKKLSLGGREKPKRQALIGLRNKESPRD
- a CDS encoding glycosyltransferase, which gives rise to MTNPTRLDDHNLTTCLPPDIALFTATLGGGGAERILINLATFFASNGWRVDLVVCKFVGELKDQVPPTVRIVSLDQKRVVFSLPDYLRYLKIAKPPIVLSSIERPSIIAGFGKWLSKHQHKLFIRMEGTLITSEPLWKQFYRLPWLTLLAFSYPKADGIFAISKGIAQQLMCVPTLKKTPIHLIYNPLIQPDFSSRIKEEPVYPSCIDTTLPTLIAVGRLHQQKDYPTLLKAFALVRKKSPSQLLILGVGPLKNKLKQLAASLGVAKDTHFLGFVTNPLSYIHRANVFVLSSAWEGLPGVLIEALTTGTPVISTDCRTGPSDVLENGRFGKLVPVGDEVALANGIIEILQRPKPPMSAELLHHLNQFKVDAVAQKYRQILNLPIK
- a CDS encoding ATP-grasp fold amidoligase family protein is translated as MIRKMVRNIYWFCMNLLPEYGAVNLIYFMAFKKFPNLKNPKTLNEKISWRKLYQRDTRFPLFADKITVKDEIEKIIGKEYVIETLWTGETPEEIPFDTLKPPYVIKVSHSSEGNIFIRADKDINKEKIVDDLNKQLRFSHGCESREWGYRDIPHRVLIECMIEMPNNEVPEDYKFFVYDGHASFVQVDYGRFTEHKRNFYSRDWEFIPTTYQHYPNTDTPMPAPANLKEMVLIAEKIGKQFDFARVDLYSTPKGVLFGEVTFYPGAGRGPFVPEIWDEKFGEPWKIKK
- a CDS encoding glycosyltransferase, whose amino-acid sequence is MTKIAVLMAAYNAEKTLVEAVESVLLNQAPLHLFIVDDGSVRHVIDLLPARDNLTILRLDKNVGLPTALNHGLDVILKQNFPYIARADADDISLPTRFEKQMAFLENHPEIDLVGCWIRLFDEDTRETIMSLSPPPTSQEIKNRMYSNSALYHPTWFMRAAVFRDVGFYNTSYETAQDYDFLRRLIKKHQVANIPEYLLDYCISQKGISFQKRRRQLTVRLEVQWRMFEIANWRCYVGMGKTICLIAVPFSLVNRVKKLVYGRKISQGGTPS